The proteins below come from a single Planctomycetota bacterium genomic window:
- the sdhB gene encoding succinate dehydrogenase iron-sulfur subunit: MDHRSQVAGDERESFEVRVLRQDRPDGASYWQHFRLGREPGLNVTAVLQRIAAHPETASGEHVAPVTYEANCLEEVCGSCTMLINGRTRQACSALVDKLLADCPGRIELRPLSKFPVIRDLLVDRRRLFRALEKVHAWLPVDGYYDRGPGPRQSPSEQQQAYPLSQCMSCGCCLEACPQYLRVELSRKAGESDADFAAREKVAFDQAFFGAHAMNQVVLLNSHPAGSFQATERLEIAMSTGGVQMCGNAQNCTAVCPKHIPLTDSWGRINRATTIRALQRLFDH; encoded by the coding sequence ATGGACCATCGATCGCAAGTCGCGGGGGATGAGCGTGAGTCATTCGAGGTTCGCGTTCTCCGTCAGGACCGGCCGGACGGCGCGAGCTACTGGCAGCACTTCCGGCTCGGTCGGGAACCGGGTCTGAACGTCACGGCGGTGCTCCAGCGGATTGCCGCACATCCCGAAACCGCGTCGGGAGAACACGTCGCTCCCGTGACCTACGAGGCCAATTGCCTGGAAGAAGTCTGCGGTTCTTGCACGATGCTCATCAATGGCCGCACGCGCCAAGCGTGTAGCGCGCTGGTTGACAAACTTCTGGCGGACTGCCCCGGCCGCATCGAGTTGCGGCCGTTGAGCAAGTTTCCGGTCATCCGCGACCTGCTCGTCGATCGGCGGCGCCTGTTTCGAGCCTTGGAGAAGGTTCACGCCTGGCTCCCCGTTGACGGGTATTACGATCGGGGGCCTGGCCCCCGCCAATCGCCAAGCGAGCAGCAGCAGGCTTACCCCTTGAGCCAATGCATGAGTTGTGGTTGCTGTCTGGAGGCCTGCCCGCAGTACTTGCGGGTCGAGCTATCGCGAAAAGCAGGCGAGTCCGACGCCGACTTCGCAGCGCGCGAGAAAGTGGCTTTCGATCAGGCGTTTTTTGGCGCACATGCCATGAATCAGGTGGTGCTCTTGAATTCTCATCCGGCCGGCAGCTTTCAGGCGACCGAGCGGCTGGAGATAGCCATGTCCACCGGTGGAGTACAGATGTGCGGCAACGCCCAGAACTGTACCGCTGTTTGTCCGAAGCATATCCCGCTGACCGATTCCTGGGGACGCATCAACCGGGCGACGACGATTCGCGCCCTGCAACGGTTATTCGATCACTAA
- a CDS encoding Rrf2 family transcriptional regulator: protein MLQKTAEYALRATVWLAQDAGRAHASERIAKAIHVPRRYVHKVLQALIKAEILRSQPGPRGGYSLNRPADQMTILDVITAVGPLQRIRACPLGLASHTDLCPLHRELDEAFAAMEQAFARVTIADVVNRPSPITSLRETASAKRVPRAKRTR, encoded by the coding sequence TTGTTACAGAAGACTGCTGAGTATGCGTTGCGTGCGACAGTTTGGCTGGCGCAGGATGCGGGGCGCGCACACGCCAGTGAACGGATCGCCAAAGCAATCCATGTGCCGCGTCGTTATGTGCATAAAGTGCTACAAGCGCTCATCAAGGCCGAAATCCTGCGCTCGCAACCCGGGCCACGCGGTGGATACTCGCTCAATCGTCCAGCTGACCAGATGACCATCCTCGATGTGATCACGGCGGTCGGACCGCTGCAGCGCATTCGCGCCTGCCCGCTGGGGCTCGCGTCGCACACCGACCTGTGTCCGTTGCACCGCGAATTAGACGAGGCATTTGCCGCGATGGAACAGGCTTTCGCGCGTGTCACGATCGCCGACGTGGTCAATCGCCCAAGCCCCATTACGTCGTTACGAGAAACCGCGTCAGCCAAGAGAGTACCACGTGCGAAACGGACTCGTTGA
- a CDS encoding cupin domain-containing protein translates to MAIPHAKNGEIVDVYPLGSKLGDTKTTTLVKTQDLEILRLIVPAGKEIPRHEAPGEISVHCLEGCVAFTAVGKTQELSAGQLLYLAAGEPHALKGLRDSSLLVTILLTQKATPHQSFDVVQEASEESFPASDPPAKTIVVRP, encoded by the coding sequence ATGGCAATTCCACATGCAAAGAACGGCGAGATTGTTGATGTATACCCGTTGGGTTCCAAATTAGGCGATACCAAGACAACCACCCTGGTCAAAACGCAGGACTTGGAAATCCTCCGGTTGATCGTGCCGGCAGGAAAGGAAATCCCGCGACACGAAGCACCCGGCGAGATCAGCGTTCACTGCCTGGAAGGGTGCGTGGCGTTTACCGCGGTCGGGAAAACCCAGGAACTGTCGGCCGGCCAATTGCTCTACCTTGCCGCCGGAGAGCCGCATGCGCTCAAGGGCCTGCGGGATTCTTCGCTGCTAGTGACGATCCTACTGACTCAAAAGGCAACACCGCACCAGAGTTTCGACGTCGTACAAGAGGCGTCCGAGGAATCGTTCCCGGCCAGCGATCCGCCCGCGAAGACAATCGTTGTTCGGCCGTAG
- a CDS encoding DUF542 domain-containing protein, whose translation MTTTHLDVTQTVADWSSRYPSVAPIFTKHQIDLCRDGGKTVIQACREQGIEPKALLGELAGAAQPAFCELGADWENASIGELCDHIETVHHRHLRQELPRLNDLLQKVVETHQAAHPELDELRQSFARLRGGLERHLLTETTVVMPALRAVERDGLPAGSSPEYLTQLLRQLENDHAMIDKELKHMRQVTRGYTLPPNTCATYGAMLDGFWELEWHLHKGIDEEDEILFPRARRRDAALRGA comes from the coding sequence ATGACGACGACACACCTGGACGTAACACAGACGGTTGCCGATTGGTCGTCGCGCTACCCCAGTGTAGCGCCAATCTTCACGAAGCACCAAATCGACCTTTGCCGCGACGGCGGCAAAACAGTGATCCAGGCTTGCCGCGAACAAGGGATCGAGCCGAAGGCTCTGCTCGGCGAGTTGGCCGGTGCCGCGCAACCAGCGTTTTGCGAGTTGGGCGCGGACTGGGAAAACGCCTCGATCGGTGAGCTGTGCGACCATATCGAAACGGTCCATCATCGGCATTTGCGGCAGGAGTTGCCGCGGCTGAATGACTTGCTTCAAAAGGTTGTCGAGACTCACCAGGCCGCGCATCCCGAGTTGGACGAGCTACGGCAAAGCTTTGCACGCCTCCGCGGCGGCTTGGAGCGGCATCTTCTGACGGAAACGACGGTGGTCATGCCCGCGCTGCGCGCGGTCGAGAGAGATGGCCTACCGGCAGGTTCGTCACCCGAATACTTGACACAGTTGCTGCGGCAATTGGAAAACGACCATGCCATGATCGACAAGGAACTGAAGCATATGCGGCAGGTGACCCGCGGTTATACGCTGCCACCCAACACCTGCGCGACCTACGGCGCGATGTTGGATGGGTTCTGGGAATTGGAATGGCATCTGCACAAAGGCATCGACGAGGAAGACGAGATTCTGTTTCCCAGAGCGCGTCGGCGTGACGCGGCACTGCGCGGCGCCTAG
- a CDS encoding HAD family hydrolase, with the protein MRYLALATDYDGVIASDGRASDMAIAAIERVRMSGRRVILITGRRLDNLQESFPNLSLFDYVVAENGATVYDPRSREETLLADPPSPEFIDRLRELGVNPLDIGRVIVATWLPHHNAVLQAIQEMGLELLVVFNRAAVMVLPPGVNKATGMDYALRKLGLSMHEVVGVGDSENDHSFLARSECAVAVANAVPSICKLADIVTENKNGAGLAELIDDLVSNDLSRMHGRIRKNLVPIGRRVDGATVTVPPYGQNILIAGPSGSGKSTVTAGVIERLTKLAYQVCVIDPEGDYGTLQDVITLGNQNHAVSVNEVLALLEDPKITLNVNLLGIPLADRPGFFGQLFPNLHAMRTRTGRPHWIVLDEAHHLIPAEWSRVGRALPRDVGETVLVTVHPEHIAPLVLATVDTVIAVGPSPDRTMKQFADAIGQPLAWPDGLTYQKGMAVVWFWRQDAAPFPVEILLGQSERIRHHRKYAEGNMRQHSFFFRGPKNRQNLKAANLVTFSQIAEGVDEETWLFHLRRGDYSRWFRAAVKDSYLADQTARIEQRQDLRPAETRKLIRSLIEARYTLPE; encoded by the coding sequence ATGCGTTATTTGGCTCTCGCCACCGACTATGACGGCGTGATCGCCAGCGATGGGCGAGCATCCGACATGGCCATAGCGGCGATCGAACGTGTGCGGATGTCGGGCCGGCGCGTGATTCTGATCACCGGCAGGCGATTGGACAATCTCCAGGAGAGTTTTCCGAATCTCTCGCTATTTGACTACGTTGTCGCCGAAAACGGCGCCACCGTTTACGATCCCCGCTCCCGTGAAGAAACGCTGCTCGCGGACCCACCCTCTCCAGAGTTCATTGATCGACTCCGAGAGCTAGGGGTCAACCCATTGGACATTGGGCGAGTGATTGTCGCCACCTGGTTGCCTCATCACAATGCGGTGCTGCAGGCGATTCAGGAAATGGGGTTAGAGTTGCTGGTGGTTTTCAACCGCGCCGCCGTCATGGTGTTGCCGCCTGGGGTCAACAAGGCGACTGGGATGGACTATGCCTTGCGCAAGCTGGGGCTCTCCATGCACGAGGTCGTCGGTGTCGGCGACTCGGAGAACGACCACTCCTTTCTTGCGCGGAGCGAATGCGCCGTGGCCGTGGCGAACGCGGTGCCTTCGATTTGCAAGCTCGCTGACATCGTGACGGAAAACAAAAATGGCGCCGGCCTGGCGGAGCTGATTGACGACCTGGTCTCCAACGATTTGAGTCGCATGCACGGCCGAATCCGCAAGAATCTAGTTCCGATTGGGCGGCGAGTCGACGGCGCCACGGTGACCGTGCCTCCCTATGGCCAGAATATCCTGATTGCCGGGCCTTCCGGAAGCGGCAAGTCCACCGTCACCGCTGGAGTCATCGAGCGGCTCACCAAGTTGGCGTATCAGGTATGCGTCATTGACCCCGAGGGAGACTACGGAACCTTACAAGATGTCATCACGCTGGGAAATCAAAACCACGCGGTCTCCGTGAACGAGGTGCTGGCACTCCTCGAAGATCCAAAGATTACGCTCAACGTCAATCTGCTGGGCATTCCACTTGCCGATCGTCCTGGGTTTTTTGGGCAACTATTTCCGAACTTGCATGCCATGCGGACTCGCACCGGCCGGCCGCATTGGATCGTCCTCGACGAGGCTCATCACCTGATCCCGGCCGAATGGTCGCGCGTCGGCCGCGCCCTGCCGCGGGACGTGGGAGAAACCGTGCTGGTGACCGTGCATCCAGAACACATCGCGCCCCTGGTGCTAGCGACGGTCGATACGGTCATTGCGGTCGGGCCTTCGCCGGACAGAACCATGAAGCAGTTTGCCGACGCAATTGGCCAACCTCTCGCCTGGCCTGACGGCCTGACGTATCAAAAAGGGATGGCCGTCGTCTGGTTTTGGCGGCAGGACGCGGCCCCGTTCCCCGTCGAAATCTTGCTCGGGCAATCCGAGCGAATCCGTCACCACCGCAAGTATGCCGAAGGCAACATGCGCCAGCACAGCTTCTTTTTTCGAGGGCCCAAGAACCGCCAGAACCTCAAGGCGGCGAATCTGGTCACGTTTTCACAGATTGCCGAGGGAGTCGATGAAGAAACATGGCTGTTTCATTTACGCCGGGGAGATTACTCGCGTTGGTTCCGAGCCGCCGTGAAAGATAGCTACCTGGCGGATCAAACCGCGCGGATCGAACAACGACAAGACCTGCGTCCGGCTGAAACCCGCAAGTTAATCCGAAGTCTTATCGAAGCGCGATACACCTTGCCCGAGTAG
- a CDS encoding HAMP domain-containing histidine kinase: MKTKSNVSALLTNWPVEIAAKSAIPLAALGVAVDAVTWVDLNVSILYILPPVLAAAARKRRLLWGLTVVLLVASFVVYALQASPGMFSFHEPFFLNRVLAGLTLIVTTGLLHILILAAEELDAQAASLRQQNDRIEAINRELIASHEVIIQQNAELNSRWQAAEEASEGKSRFLASVSHDIRSPLQTISIIAEFIQQAKQAPAELPQLGQMLHTNAVFLRDLATDVLEMSALRAGPTELHSSTFNLNELLGEEHDRALPQAKAKRLQLIQDVPDGNVWLCTDRTKLARILDNIVTNAIKYTHAGTVTIRCSHALNGGIEIRVQDTGVGIATEDLERIFDEFAQLRALAGDRRQGCGLGLTICRRLAELIGGQITVQSQLGCGSTFTVQLPNSAVASQPALPH, translated from the coding sequence ATGAAAACTAAATCGAACGTATCGGCGCTATTGACCAACTGGCCAGTGGAGATTGCCGCCAAGTCGGCAATTCCTCTCGCCGCTCTGGGAGTCGCCGTCGACGCGGTGACATGGGTCGACCTCAACGTCTCAATCCTGTACATCTTGCCGCCGGTGCTCGCGGCTGCCGCGCGAAAGCGCCGGCTGCTGTGGGGCTTGACCGTGGTGCTGCTCGTGGCCTCGTTCGTGGTCTATGCCCTCCAAGCCTCTCCCGGCATGTTCTCGTTCCACGAACCATTCTTTCTCAATCGCGTGCTGGCGGGATTGACCCTGATCGTTACGACAGGATTACTACACATTCTGATCCTGGCGGCCGAGGAATTAGATGCCCAAGCGGCTTCGCTAAGGCAGCAGAATGACCGGATAGAAGCGATCAATCGCGAGTTGATCGCATCGCATGAAGTAATCATCCAACAAAACGCCGAGTTGAATAGCCGCTGGCAAGCGGCGGAAGAGGCCAGCGAGGGCAAATCGCGTTTTTTGGCCTCGGTATCTCATGACATTCGTAGCCCGCTGCAAACTATCAGCATCATTGCCGAATTCATTCAACAAGCCAAGCAAGCGCCGGCCGAGCTACCACAGTTGGGGCAAATGCTTCACACCAATGCCGTGTTCCTCAGGGATCTTGCCACGGACGTGCTCGAGATGTCGGCATTGCGGGCCGGTCCAACGGAATTGCATTCGAGCACGTTCAACCTCAACGAGCTACTCGGCGAAGAGCATGACCGCGCCCTTCCCCAAGCAAAAGCGAAGCGATTGCAACTGATTCAAGACGTGCCCGACGGCAATGTGTGGCTCTGCACTGACCGGACCAAGCTGGCTCGCATTCTCGACAATATCGTGACAAACGCGATTAAGTACACACACGCCGGTACTGTAACCATTCGTTGCAGTCATGCACTCAACGGCGGTATCGAGATTCGAGTGCAAGACACCGGTGTCGGAATCGCGACGGAAGATCTGGAGCGGATCTTCGATGAGTTTGCCCAGTTGCGCGCCCTCGCCGGTGACCGACGACAGGGTTGCGGACTGGGTTTGACGATCTGCCGCCGCTTGGCGGAACTGATCGGCGGCCAGATTACCGTTCAAAGCCAGTTGGGATGTGGCAGCACGTTTACCGTACAACTCCCCAACTCCGCGGTGGCCTCCCAACCAGCGTTGCCGCACTAG
- a CDS encoding DUF488 domain-containing protein yields MLQLKRVYERPSRKDGMRVLVDRLWPRGLTKERAAVTLWLKDVAPSTELRKWFGHDPAKWKEFQARYRKELREKKESLELLRQKSEEQIVTLVYGARDEEHNEAIVLKKVIEGRR; encoded by the coding sequence ATGCTACAACTCAAGCGAGTTTACGAACGGCCTTCTCGAAAGGACGGTATGCGGGTGCTGGTCGATCGACTGTGGCCACGCGGCCTGACCAAAGAGCGCGCGGCGGTAACACTGTGGTTGAAGGACGTGGCTCCGAGCACGGAACTACGCAAGTGGTTCGGCCATGATCCCGCCAAATGGAAAGAATTCCAGGCCCGCTATCGAAAGGAACTTCGAGAGAAGAAAGAGAGCCTGGAGTTGCTGAGGCAGAAGAGCGAAGAACAGATCGTCACCTTGGTGTATGGCGCCCGGGATGAAGAACACAACGAAGCGATCGTCTTGAAAAAGGTCATCGAGGGCCGTCGCTGA
- a CDS encoding molybdopterin-dependent oxidoreductase gives MRVRRKELLLFTAPIVLALVAAYVQCAFVGLPAVPPIESSANSQPVPPGFSVGLRLTHYVNLFLMILLVRSGLQILMDHPRLYWNVHCTPGTEWARFTPVEVPKDQVWTAKQDARHLSPWIGLPGYRHTIGMARHWHFLSVLFWVVNGGVYVTLLFLDGHWRRLVPSGWHVLTDAWAVFVHYATFHLPPEPDGFYQYNALQQLSYFGVVFVLAPLAMITGPSMSPALTNRFGWYPKLPGNRQIGRSLHFLIMCAFVMFIVIHVAMVSITGFARNMNHIVLGTDAISMSGVFVGMSGLAVIFVANALANWAAWRHPRVVQHAARAIVTPIMSFFLDRPSPCAEFRREDISPFFWANGKVPTSDEWKELAAHRFQDYRLKIHGLVENPVELSLDTLGALGKQTQITLHHCIQGWSGIAAWGGVPLAEIIKLVQPKANADAVVFYSFGEGGHGGEFYDSLSMANARHPQTLLAYEMNFQPLGELHGAPLRLRVENQLGFKMVKWIRAIEFVESSRSVGRGEGGYNEDQEYFGELASI, from the coding sequence ATGCGCGTTCGGCGGAAGGAGCTTCTGCTTTTTACGGCTCCCATCGTGTTGGCGCTTGTCGCCGCGTACGTGCAGTGCGCTTTCGTCGGGTTGCCGGCGGTACCTCCCATCGAGAGCAGCGCAAATAGCCAGCCTGTTCCGCCTGGCTTTTCTGTCGGGTTACGCCTTACACATTACGTCAATCTGTTCTTGATGATTCTGCTGGTCCGCAGCGGATTGCAGATTCTCATGGACCATCCACGGCTCTACTGGAACGTGCATTGCACTCCGGGCACCGAATGGGCCCGCTTTACGCCGGTCGAGGTACCGAAAGACCAGGTGTGGACCGCAAAGCAAGATGCTCGTCACCTCTCTCCCTGGATTGGTTTGCCCGGGTACCGACATACCATCGGCATGGCGCGGCACTGGCATTTTCTCAGCGTGCTGTTTTGGGTGGTCAACGGCGGGGTTTACGTCACCTTGCTGTTCCTTGACGGCCATTGGCGCCGGCTGGTCCCCAGCGGTTGGCATGTCTTAACTGACGCCTGGGCTGTTTTTGTTCACTATGCCACGTTCCACTTGCCGCCGGAGCCGGATGGCTTTTATCAGTACAACGCCTTGCAGCAACTCTCCTACTTCGGCGTGGTGTTCGTACTGGCGCCGCTCGCCATGATCACCGGCCCCTCCATGTCGCCCGCGTTGACGAATCGATTTGGTTGGTATCCGAAGCTTCCCGGCAATCGCCAAATTGGCCGATCGCTCCATTTCCTGATTATGTGCGCGTTTGTCATGTTCATCGTCATTCATGTGGCGATGGTTTCGATCACGGGGTTCGCGCGGAACATGAACCACATCGTGCTAGGCACGGACGCGATCAGCATGAGCGGCGTTTTTGTCGGCATGTCGGGCCTGGCGGTCATTTTCGTCGCGAACGCGCTCGCCAATTGGGCGGCGTGGCGGCACCCACGCGTGGTGCAGCATGCCGCGCGCGCCATCGTCACGCCGATCATGAGCTTTTTCCTTGATCGGCCCTCGCCGTGCGCGGAGTTTCGCCGCGAAGACATTTCGCCCTTTTTTTGGGCCAATGGCAAGGTGCCCACGAGCGATGAGTGGAAAGAGCTCGCGGCGCACCGCTTCCAAGACTACCGGCTAAAAATTCATGGCCTCGTGGAAAACCCCGTCGAATTGTCGCTGGATACCCTGGGAGCACTGGGGAAACAGACCCAGATCACGCTGCACCATTGCATTCAAGGCTGGTCGGGCATCGCGGCCTGGGGCGGCGTGCCGTTGGCGGAAATCATCAAGCTGGTCCAGCCCAAGGCCAATGCCGACGCGGTGGTCTTTTACTCCTTCGGCGAAGGAGGCCACGGCGGCGAGTTCTACGATAGCCTGTCGATGGCAAACGCCCGACATCCGCAGACATTGCTCGCCTATGAGATGAACTTCCAGCCGTTAGGCGAGTTGCACGGAGCGCCCCTGCGGCTGCGAGTCGAGAACCAACTCGGCTTCAAGATGGTCAAGTGGATTCGCGCCATCGAGTTTGTCGAGAGTTCCCGATCGGTCGGCCGTGGCGAGGGAGGCTATAATGAGGACCAAGAATACTTTGGCGAACTCGCCAGCATCTGA